From Panicum hallii strain FIL2 chromosome 2, PHallii_v3.1, whole genome shotgun sequence, a single genomic window includes:
- the LOC112881350 gene encoding oryzain alpha chain-like, with translation MGRGSTVALAAAALLVLLPMLLLVSLPAADLLPSADPYEQESRRVFVEWKAKNGKTYTYAGEEECRYALFKDTRRRVAWNRAAWDRAAGPTSSRLNGFAANSIEEMTLGLLGPEVAKKEEYEQETRRMFVLWKAKYGKTYRDVGEERCRYWLFKGNRRVIIRLNAATGQDVYGLNQFGDLTNEDVRQRCYPKADRELSARCQAAILDPGSSTVRDRERLISYMVIILHC, from the coding sequence ATGGGGCGGGGCTCCACGGTTGCtctcgcggcggcggcactgctGGTGTTGCTGCCGATGCTGCTGCTAGTGTCACTGCCGGCCGCGGACCTGCTGCCGTCCGCGGACCCGTACGAGCAGGAGAGCCGTCGGGTGTTCGTGGAGTGGAAGGCCAAGAACGGGAAGACTTATACGtacgccggcgaggaggagtgCCGGTACGCGTTGTTCAAGGACActcgccgccgcgtcgcctGGAACAGGGCTGCCTGGGATAGGGCCGCCGGGCCGACATCATCTCGCCTCAACGGTTTCGCCGCCAACTCCATTGAGGAGATGACCCTTGGCCTCCTCGGGCCCGAGGTCGCAAAGAAGGAGGAGTACGAGCAGGAGACCCGCCGGATGTTCGTGTTGTGGAAGGCCAAGTACGGCAAGACCTACAGAGATGTCGGCGAGGAGAGGTGCCGGTATTGGTTGTTCAAGGGAAACCGCCGTGTCATCATCCGGCTCAACGCCGCCACCGGGCAAGACGTGTACGGCCTCAACCAATTCGGGGACCTCACCAACGAGGATGTCCGGCAACGCTGCTACCCGAAGGCGGACCGAGAGCTGAGCGCCAGGTGCCAAGCCGCCATCCTCGACCCGGGCTCGAGCACCGTCCGCGACCGCGAGAGGCTGATTTCGTACATGGTAATCATCTTGCATTGCTAG